The following DNA comes from Dehalococcoidia bacterium.
TCGCGTCCATGATGAGACTGTCGATCGCCGCCAGTGGTCAGCCGATTATCTCCTCGACCCTGGCGCGGATCTCGGGGAACGCTGCGGGTGCGATGGCGTCGGCCCCGGCGAACGTGGCCACGCTCTTGTAGCCATCTGGAGAGGGGGCGGTGAAGACGTGGATCTCGGAGTGGGGGATGTCGACGAGCCAGCATTCCGGCACTCCGGCCCGTGCATACAGCGGCATTTTGGTCAACTGCTCGTAGCTGGACGAACTATCGGCAACCTCGACTAGCAGGATCACGTCCTCCGGGCCGGGCTCCCTGTCGCGGTAGAAGTCCTCCCGGAACTTCAGAAGCGTCACGTCCGGCTGAGGCTTGGAGCGCGGCGAGATGACGACAGGGTTCTGGACGTGCAGGATCGCTCTCCGGGCGGCGGCGAGTGGTGAGAAGAGCGTCGTCAGTCGGTTGACGGTGTTGTAGTGCCGGCTGCCGATTGGCGCCATGTTCACTATGTCCCCTTCGATCAGCTCAACCCGAGCGTCCCTGAAGAAGCCGATCTCAGCCAGCCGGTTGTATTCGTCGACTGTGAACTTGTACGTAGCGGCGTGAGCTACCATGGCGCCTTTATTCTAAGTCCCTATCCGGGGTGCCTGAGGAGCCACCACTCG
Coding sequences within:
- a CDS encoding Uma2 family endonuclease yields the protein MVAHAATYKFTVDEYNRLAEIGFFRDARVELIEGDIVNMAPIGSRHYNTVNRLTTLFSPLAAARRAILHVQNPVVISPRSKPQPDVTLLKFREDFYRDREPGPEDVILLVEVADSSSSYEQLTKMPLYARAGVPECWLVDIPHSEIHVFTAPSPDGYKSVATFAGADAIAPAAFPEIRARVEEIIG